The stretch of DNA cagctgagataaagttgtcttcctagtagctggtatggtgctatgttttgagttcagtatgagaagaatgttgataacacactgatgttttcagttgctgctaagtagtgtttagtctaaagtcaaggatttttcagcttctcctacccagccagcaaaaaggctggaggggcacaagaagttgtgagggggcacagtcagggcagctgacccaaactggccaaaggggtattccatactatgtaacatcatgtctagtatataaactgggggggagtggggctggggggaatcgccactcagggactaaccaggcattggtcagcaagtggtgagcaattgcactgtgcatcacttgtatattccaatccttttattattgttattattatcattattagtttcttcttttctgttctattaaactgttcttatcttaacccacgagttttactttttttttccccaattctctcccccatcccactgggtggtggggggagtgagtgagcagttgcgtggtgcttagttgctggctgaggttaaaccatgacacctccTCATCATCTCGGCCCCCTGCactgccccacagcccagctccccTTGATCTTCCCCCACCTAGAGTACCCCACAGCCCACCTCCCCACAGCCTGATCTCCGCCATGCCCTTGCCTCCCTGCCACAGCCCATCTCCCCATGCTCCTTCCCTACAGAACTGCCCCACAGGCCACCTCCCCACACCACCACAACACTGCCCCACAGCCTGGTCTCCCCCATGCACGCAcctcccacccaccaccccaGAGACCCCAGCGCTGCCCAAAGCTCACCTCCCCGTCCCCTCCTGCACTGCCCCACAGCCCGCATCTCCCCTGCAAAGCACCCCTCAGCCCCCAGCACCGCCCTACAGCCTCCCACGCCCCAGCTGCCCTCCTCATGCCTCCACGGGGCTACCCCACAGACCGACTCCCCTCCCCACGGCCTACAGCACTGCTCCGCAGCCTCCCTCCACAGAACGGCCGAGGCCGGCAGCGACTTACGGAGGTCACTCGGTCCagaccccctgctcaagcaagcaGGGCCACCCGCAGCCGGCTTCCCAACACAGCCTCCAGGCGGCAAACCCCTACGTTCCTTCgccgcagcccctctccccacagcccccggcccggcccgcactCACAGAGCTCGCAGTAGCGGTGGCAGCCCCGGCCCAGCCCCTGCAGGTACCGCTGCAGCACGTCGGTGAGGAGGTCGCAGGCCGAAACCTGCACCGAGTCCCAACCCAGCGCCTGGCAAATCTGCGCCACCGACACCCGCAGCAGCCACCGCGAGTAGGTTTCGCACAtgccggctcggctcggcgcggtgccgcccgggcccgccgcccgcccagGGCCGGGAGGGCCGAGGGAGGTTCACAcacagcccgccgccgccgccatcttggcgcCGCGCCTCCCTACCGCCCGCGACAGGCCGCGCCGCTCCACCACCGAGCGCATCGAGCGCGTCGAGCGGGACGCGGCGCATCGAACGCTCGGCCGTCGGCAGGGAGGCGGTGGCGGGCGCGACGAAGGCGTTGTGGCGGCGGGCGGGCTTGGGCGCGGAGCGggtcggcccccccccccccaaaaaaaaccacgCCAAAATGGGGGTTTCTTACAGCGGTGTGAGGAAAAGCTGGTGTCGGGGGGCTCCGGGAACCCCCTGGGCTGGGCTTCCCCAGGAGCGAGGGACCACCGCCGGTCCCTCACCTCCGCAGGCCCAAAGCGGCAGAGCGGCGGCCGTGCCCGTCAGGCGCGGGAGCAGAACCCGGGCGCATCGTTTAAACAAGCAGCAGTGCCACGTGTTACCAGAAAGCTGAAAATTCTTCGCCGAAACGGTTTATCCGAAGCCCTGTTcgattatttttaaattattcttttttttcttcccagctgggCAGAGGAGTGGGATGTCTGCAGCCATTCCTGTCAGTGGGTTTCCCTTCCGCTGCCGGACCCAACGCATCCTCAGGTGGCTCACACCCACAGACATCCAATGTTTGCTGTCAAGACCTTGCCATTAAATCTTTACTTTTGGGTGAAGCCCTTTAATTACTCTTCACACTAATCATCTCGGTCACTTTTGGAGATCGCGGTTTTGGGCTGTCAGGTTGCACTGCGTCACTCTACAGCTGTACAGCCTTGCCACGCGTGTTGCCATACGTGTCACACGTATGCGTCACACGTATGGCCAACACCGCATCAGATTGGTTTTGGAGCAACCTCCTGTCTTCACGTGGAAGTTGCAGGATTAGGCCGGTGCTGTGAGGAACAGGAATCTAAGAAATGGGAGAGGACGTTATGGTGTAACAGAGAGACTCCTTTGACAGGGGAGAGGCTTCTCAAGGACACGGGAAGGCCCTGATTTAAGACACTTTAAAACAATATTGACTTTAATGCCAGAAGACTTGTAGGGGATATTTCtcctttgcagcaaaaaaaagGCTGATTTGTTACATTTCTCTCCTAATGTCAGTAATTCCTCCAGAGCTAAGGAAAAGACTACTTTTGTGAATCTCTTTCGCAGCTGCAGTTTTTTGCACGTGGTggaaccacacacaaaaaaatcatttttgagAGCCAGTATGAGCCAAATTGAAGGGAAGTTTGGGGGATCTTTAGGGGAAGCAGAACCTTGCAAGGTCACCTGTATGTAGGCAGGtatataaataattacatataagGCCAAGATTGCCTAGGCAGTAGAAACATCAGCTTTGGGAGCAGGTGTAGCAAAATTGGCAACAATGAGGAGAAAGTGTTTATGGGTGAGTtgtttatttgggaaaaaaacaagcagggAAAGGGGGAAACTATGGTGGCAAAAAGGAGGatccagaaacaaaaataacagttACTGAGTGGTGTGGGAAGTAGAATGAAGAGCAAGAGAGCTGTTACTCAATTGTGCCTGTGTATACACTAATAACACAAGTGCTAAACTGTAACTCGGTAATTGTGTGTAACTAATCAGAGCATGAAGGACAGAATTGTAAATAATAGCGGTCTATTATTAGAAGTTAATTAGTTCACAAATTGGCTCTTTGATTTATTAGACCATTAGTAGTGTGTTGATTAGTCAATAAACAGCCTGGTCTCTTCTATCAGTCACATCTCAAGTCTGCAACctgaggagaggggagctggACCCATGACAAAACCCTGCAGCTCATTGTTTTTCAGGACAGGCGGATGGTCTTTGCTCACTCCTTTCAGCCCGCTGAGAAGCTTTGGGCAGTTTTGAACTGTCATTACAGTTCCCatcttagaaatgtatttttctgagtGCTCTGGAAAGCTGTAAATGCACAAGCCCCCTTTTTGAAACTTCACAAGTATTCTTAAGGGAATTAATGTGAAgttttgacacagtcccccacaacatccttctctctaaattggagaggtacggatttgatgggtggactgttcagtggatgaggaactggtaggatggtcgcatccagagggtagcggtcaacggctcaatgtccggatggagatcagtgatgagtggtgtccctcaggggtctgtactgggaccagtactgttctaatatcttcatcagtgacacagacagtgggatcaagtccaccctcagcaagtttgcaggtgacaccaagctgtgtggtgcggttgacatgctggagggacgggatgccatccagagggaccttgacaggcttgagaggtgggactgtgcgaacctcatgaagttcaacaaggccaagtgcaaggtcctgcacatgagtTGGGGCAACCCTCGGTATCCatacaggctggggaatgaagggattgagagcagccctgcagaggacttgggggtactggtggatggaaagctggacaacaagctggcaatgtgcgctcacagcccagaaagccaaccgcatcctgggctgcatcacaagaagcgtgaccagcaggtcgagggaggggattctgcccctctgctccactctggtgagagcccacctggagtactgcgtttagctctggggtcctcagcacaggaaagacacagacctgttggagcgggtccagaggaggaccacaaagatcatcagagggctggagcacttctcctgtgaggacaggctgagagagctgggattgttcagcctggagaagagaaggctccagggagaccttatagcagccttccagtacctaaagggggcttagaagaaagatgaggacagactttttagtaggggctgttgcgataggacaaggggtaatggttttaaactaaaagagggtagatttagactagatagaaggaagaaactttttatgatgagggtggtgaaactctggcacaggttgcccaaagaggtggtcgatgccccatccctggaaacattcaaggtcaggttggacggggctctgagcaacctgatcgaattgaagatgtccctgctcattgcaggggggttggactagatggcctttaaaggtcccttccaaccccaactgttccatgattctatgaacataGGATTCAAGGACTTGGAAAGAACTTCCCTCTGTGGACATGTGACTCCTTAGGTACATCGACCTGGCCCAGGCTGCATGCGAGGTACTCCTTTGTGTCTtgaaagggggaagaagagaaggctggaaGTCACAGAAAGGATTTTCTTGCCTACCTGAGAGGAATTAAAGGAGATGGTGTGGGGGGCAAGGAAGGGAACAGTCAGATGGGTTGGGGACAGCAGGAGGGTCCCCAATGGACCAGGCAGTACAGAGCAGCATTTCTACACTCAGTGTTACATGTGTCATCCCTCTCATCTGGGACGACAGCAACAGACAGCTGCCAGTCCCACTGAGCCCATCAGCTGCACACTCTGCATTGCAAGGTGGTGGCAGCAGGCCAGGCAGCCACAAAAACCTCAAGACACTGCAGGAAAGCTTTGGCCCTAGGGGTACAGCCCTTGGTTCACATGCCATCAGGTCAGGAACGTGGTGGGAACTGCATTAGAAAGCTAGCAGTAAGCCTTAAATTATTGCTTAGCGGGGATGTAATTTCACATGGAAGACAACAGAGAGGGTGGATAAATTAACAGAGGAAAGGGCAACATAAATCGTCAGGATTACCtcaaaaaaaaatggaagctgtTTAAACAATGGGGCTAGCTCTCAACTTCAACAGAGTAAATTACAATGTACTGTCTTTTTAGGCTTGCGCTTTCAAAGCAGTGTTTCCCACACTTCAGTAGAAAAGGAAACAAGACAAACCATGACTTAAAAGGGGTTCTAAGTAAAAATTATGCTTGAAGAACTACAGGCTCCAGATTATGAGAACTGGCAATTGCATAGATCACTATCACAACATCCAGTGGCTCGTGTGTCTTCCCATGTTTTAGTACTCCCTGAATTCACCCATTCTGATCAGTCTGCCGCTCCAGTTGTGTGCGTAACAGCAGCATTAGAACCATAGCTCCTTAAAAGAAGTCATTGGAAGCGTTTTATAAATATGTAACAAATCTGCTCCAAGAGACTCTCTCTCCGTTTCCCTGAATCCCACCTCAGGTGGTGATAGTGCTTCCCTTACGCATGTGTACCTCTTGGTGTACACACACGGGAGGGGCAGCTTTCTACTTCTATGGTTGCACTGCACCACTACCATTTGTTTCTTACACTTCTGCTAGActcttatttttcacattttatccTTTCTCACATTCCTGTCATGCCCAGCGAGGGCTTAGAACTGTGACGTTACTGTATTTTATAGCATGCAAAtagaatatatacacacacacactgactgtGATATAAACAGCAAGCATTCTAAATAAACGCTAAAATGACTCAAGTAATCAGATCAGTTCATTTTAGAATACTAACATCTAGAAACAGTAATAATATGGTATTCAAATGAGATCAGTGTTCCAACTGCACAACGCAGAGAGGTTATTCCACAGTCTCCTCCTTCAGCACACCGTACAACGTGCATAACAGACCAACACTTTTAAACACAAGGTGAAGACAGGCAATCTCTTGCACTCTTCAAACGAAGAAAACACCCGCTTACATGTTTTTGCATGCCAGATACATTACAAAATGTAgagcacagcttttaaaaattatgtttcagAGAGCAACCAAGTCAAATCCAGATATTTAGACACCAAACGCATTTGCTCCATGGACAACCAAGAACACTTTTTTCATGTAGGTGGTTTATTTTAAGAATTTACAGATTTCTGGGGCTTTATCACGTCTTCACAAAATAACAGAGCAGTTGTGTTAACATAGACACAGGCAGGTTAAGCCATGTGCTCAGAAGAGCTCTTCTTCACCTGTAAGAAAAATTGAAGCAAATTAAATCCCTTTtaattatttggtttttttaaaaacttttgtctACTCCAATTTGAATCCTTCGACTCACTAATATTCCTTAGCCCTCCCCCCCTCCTCAAACTCTTCATCATGTCTATTTCTCCTtgaagttttaaattttgaatatgCTTATTTTGCAAGAGAAACCTCTTTAGGAACAACATCTTACATGCAGACATTTTAAAGTCATTGCATAAGGTCGGGgcactatgaaaaaaattaaaacactaatTGCAAATTAATCCAATAACCCAGAATATACCACAGAAAGTTATGTCAAATGTGGATGTACGCTACCATGGACGTTATTTTGCATGAAATTATTGACACTTAAGAACTTGTTCAGACAGATTCAAACTAGCAATGGACAGTTGTCCCAGCGTTTTGGGAAGAGCAGTTTGTCTGACCAACACTGAATTCTGACTTCCTCATTTGACTTCAAGATCATCCAtgttaattcattttaaaaaacaatctggTTTCTATGTCATAACTTTACCTCTTGGATTTGGCTGAACCGCTTTATCCGATTAATCCCTGGTTATGGTATTAcgagaaaaaacagaacaagcagGTTAGGAAGCAACTCATGCAAATTCAGGCAAAACTATGCATGTATTTATAACCGCAAATGTATTGTGAGGAGCACAATACAGCACATAACTGCTTTATGGCATGTATTCCAGGCATTTTGTAAACACACAGGATATTAACACATGTATTTGCATCCAAGTATAGCACAAATTTTTAACTGTTAGCTGTAATACATATTAGCTACACGCAGTTACAAATGGTGGTCTAAGCCCACACGTTTGTAACCTGCCATACACACCTTCACAAAACTTCTTTCTCAAGGAAATAAGCAAAATACTGAACTTAAAGTAAAATACACATTCAGTATCAATAGAATCTGGAAACTCTCTCCTCCTTCCAACCCCACCTCCAAACTCTcagcttctgaagaccaccaaaggCTGATTTATCCAAAAGCATATCTGAGTTGCTCTCCCCCACCCAACACTACTGGGCTCTTTGAGCAGACAGAGTAGGAGAAGCCCAGGtagaagggaggaggggggaaatccACTGAAAgccaaaaaggaggaaaaccactGCCTGTTCAGGCAAGGATGTGTGTTGAGGCTAAAGATCTATTTTGCCAGCTTTTTAACTTTATCTGGCCAAAAAAGACTGCCAAACTTCACACTTGTTAGTAGAACCGCACAAGCTGAAAAACTTGGGAGTCATGCCATGGATTGTCTTCCCTTTGGTTTTAGGACCTACGTGCCCTAACCTTCCCCGTTAACCTGACTGGAGCAGGACGTACAAGCATTACATGACTTTGCAACAACTCCTATTTCATGTTTGTACAGGTActcacagagcagcagcaccagaGATGATCTCAATAAGCTCCTTGGTAATGACAGCTTGACGGGTACGGTTGAAAGTCAAGGTCAATTTGTCAATCATCTCGGCTAAAAAAAATTGAGGTTGGAATTTAAACATATAGTAAGTATTCAAATACAGATAAAGAGAAGCTGTATGAACAGAAGATCAAATAGTCTTGTAAATCCATGCAAACAATCAAGAGGCTTACTGCACTTTTCATTTTTGCCCCCTACAGATAACGCTACTAGTAGACAATCTAGAAACTTGATAATTTGGCTTGAGGCATCAGAGTTAAACATCTGAAGAACAGCTGACAGACTAGTAAATACCATGTTACGACATAGCTTATTTTCACATCACACAAGTACgcattatttgcttttaaattagaTTTCACTGTCAATTAACTACATTAGTATTTCCTTCAAGTTACTGTTGTTCTGGCAAAGGGAGCcagatttttttgaaatttttttcttcaatttttttttttttttaaatgcagtaagTATCACCTTTTTCTCTCAAGATAAGGCAGTCAGCAGAGCACCACACCTGCAGTTCCAGGTAGCCCAACTGCACATCCCATCAGCTTCACTCAGCCACCAGTATCCTTCATGCAACACTACCTTCTAAGGGCTGCAGTCTTATCGCCATGCCACTTTAAAAGCTATTAGCTGTCTCCCACTAATACCAACCGCATACTCTCTGCACTGCACTCAGTTTGGACACCTTCCAAGGAATACTTGTATATTCTCAACTTGCTGCATGACAGGTGGTAAAGTATTTAACCACTGTTTCAGTTTCCTCACCTTTAAATTGGTGCAGTACTAATTACATTTGGCTCACAAGTAGGTACAGGTTTATAAAAATTTTGGAAATCCTCAGACCAGCCACAGGAGAGGAGCATACAGAGTTATTTGGCCGTTATAAGATTAGTTTAGTATTTCATATTCTTATCAAAGAATCTGTTATTTCACTTCCAGTTACCTAGTCTTGTTTCTCATATACTTGACAGCAATTCCTCTTCCAGGGACTAAATAAGGTTCACATGTTCAGAAAAGAATCCTGGTTGAACTGGCTCAAAAAAACCAGAATCAAAATGGAATTAATAGAGAAACTAGCTCATTTCTTATCATTTTGGAAGCTAAGAATTACACAAAGGGAGGTCAGTACTTTTATGCTAAACTACCGAAGTTCTGGGAAGCCCACAGTGTAGACTTACAAGCATTTTTGCTAGCGTTGTCCATAGCAGTCATCCTAGCACTCTGCTCGCTGGTGGTGGATTCTTTCAGGGAGTAGTAAAGAATATTTGCTAGCGTAAATTCCTGGTAGTTTCTCAGCACATCAGCATCAATATCATCATAGATACTTAGGCTTTCTGTAAAATATGAAAGAGCAGACTTATGAGAAATCTAAGATATACTACTCCTAGCAAAACAGCATAATGTCACGTGAAAGACTACTAGGCTAGCCTGTGTCTCCACTGAAGGCAGCACAAAGGGATTTTCTCTATGTACCATGTGTACTTTCATAACAAAATTTTAAGTGGCAGAGAGATTAAGTATTTTACGTCTTTTCATTCAATTTAACACTAGGAAAGTCAGATGCTGACCAAGGCCAAATATATTACTGGTGTATTATGTTTAATCTTCCCATACAATGCTGCAGAAACATACTGGGGTATTTTTACTGAATAGTGCAAAGTCACTCAATACCCATGCTCTTCAGTGCTGAAAACACTGGAACTGACAGAGTTCTGCATATGCTTAGTTCTTGCTTGAGAGGGAATCTCAAATCAAAATTAGTACAACCGTTCTTTTTAATCTCCTTGCTCCACAGCACCTTGATAGGTCAGCCTTAGACTGCCAAGACAAAACAAGCTGTTGAACTTATGATACATGCACCATACTAAGATGTTTTAATACCACATTCCCATGTTCAGGTACTTCTTCTGTGATTTATCACTTCACGTAACTGGTGGTTTCTAGTTCACTACTTACCAGAACCAGCAACTGTTTCAAGGGAGAAGATTGGTTTTTCATCGGTCTTGTAGGAGATGACAGACCTGTACAAAAACAGTGTAACAGGCTCTTCGATTCAACTAACCCTAAACGGAATGCTTAAAATCAAATTAGAATAGACAACTTCTGGCCTTCAAACTCCACAAAGTTCTGCAATAATCCCGATGAAGAGATCTCAGACACCACGTGGATATGACGACATGCTGACTGTAAATATAACAGCACCCACTATACAAGTAGAAAGAGAATTCCAACCACagctactaaaaaaaccccagaaaaacaaCAGCTCTTCACACATAACAAAATGCACTCGATCCTCAAGAAATAAAGTAAACATGACAAGTCACAGTCAGTTTTCATATTACTTCATCAGGCCAACATGCTGTTTGAAGCCTTCTACCCAATATTCTTCCAGTGCAGTTTCAGTTTAATCTTACCTGAACCGATTGTAGATGACAGAGCCTTCATCAAATTCATACCCAGAGTTTAACAACTCTGAAGCAATGATTGAAGCATCTCCAAAGCTAGGAGGTCTCCGTCCCACTTCTTTGAATGTCAGCAGCAAGTAATTGCCATGTGTCCTGCAGTAACATCAAATCTGTGTTAGAACCAAGTGGATGCTCTAATGTACAACTATGTGGCACCAACAGGCAACAAGTCCAGTAACTTTCCAGTGTTCAGAACTAAGCATTTTATTGAATTAGGTCTGagataaattttgcttttttttttagttaaattatGATAGCTTCATGATAAACACACACTTGTAGCAGTGTTAGTGTTGCTAGCTTTCAAACTTTTATTCCAAAAATATAATAATGCTGTGCAACAGTTTCACAAATGTCCAGATAATCAAAAGCCATCTTAGCACATTTGcaggtttgggtgtttttttttttaaaaggaacttcAATTTAGCAGTTTCATTAAATACAATTGCCTGTGAACACCACACAGCTTTGCAAGCAGTCTTGAAATTTCTCCCACAGAAAACAActaaaaccaccaaaccaaacacttctttctcctttttacctCTGAAGTAGGCCTCTGATCTTGTCACCTACTCCAACCACCATAACTTCTTTCCCTGCATTTGAGAGGTTGGTAATCTCGTTCTTCAAGGTTTTAGCAATAGATGTATGGATAGCACCACACAGACCTCGATCAGAGGACACACCAATAAGGAGGTGCTTCTTCTTGTCCTCAGGTgcctttatttctgctttctcataGAGAGCTAAAAAAAAGATGGATAAGTTATTCAAGGGTGCCAGGGAGCAAATAGGTCATATCAAAATATCTTTGAATTATTCTGACTAAAACAATTTCTAGAGGAGTTCCAAATCACAGCCAGATGAATTTTATCTCCCACACAATCATTCAAGTTTGCATGTGATCTGACCAGAGGTGACAAAGAAACAATTCAAAGCCAGACACATCTCTGCAGCAGGTATCACAAAACCAGTAAGATTAGTTAGTTAAGTTCACCGTGCAAGCCCACTGCCTCGGGAGCATGCACAGCCCAAGAGTTTGCAAGAAGGTTTGACAGTAGCTGGAGATGCTACAGAGATAGGACACAATTCCATTAATGGATAGAAGCAGGCCAGAAATTCTGAGCTGTGGTGTCTTTATGACTAACAAAACCAACCACATAAAGTTAAAAAAGTACTCAGAAATCATAACGAATTTCACATTAGAACTCTTAAAAATCACTTTCCATAAATGACTTATAAGGAATACTCAAGGTGACATTGGCCTAGAGATACGAATTCTTTTGGAAAAAGCCACCAAAAGGTTAAAAAAGTCTAGGCATTTTATTACTACCATGAAAGCCTTCCTCCTCTGTTCCCGCATCACACAGTGCAAGAGTCTTCTCTCACCCAGTGCTCCTGTTCCATAGACTCTAGCAGGCTTCAGCTCCCTCTCAGCTCTTGCATATTTTGCTGCAGAAACCATCTTCATGGACTTTGTAATTTTCTGAATGTTCTTGATGGACTTCAAGCGCCTGGTAACTACAAGGTTAATAGTTGAAGGTCATGGGCTGTACTGGGCATAATGACATCAAAAACAAGCAATAAAATGCTAGCAACTGCCATCCAAAAATATCTTGCCAAGTTCCTCAAAAAAAGAACCCCCCAAACCAAGCAAACAATGCACAAATAAACCTCATAAAAGATATACCCTTAGTATTTACAGTAAGAAAGCAGTAAGAGTAGTAATCTGGCTAACCCAAATGTACCTTTACAACAGGTATGTTCCCCCCCCAGACataacatttatttaatatttagcCCAACATAAGATCTATTTACTAttctctttccttccatttctaCACGTTTCACAGATATATCATTTGAGATATATTATCATCTTTTCCTAGATGacatggggaggaaaaaaaagaaagaccccGTACTATAAAGAGACAGAATAAACTTCCTCTTCTGTTTAGGTTGTGGCAAAATGAGATTCGTAAAAATActgatgcaaaaagaaaacaaaataggtgTCCTACAGACAATTGCAATTCCAAGACAATATCCCTGTATAAAAACCTATAAGGAATGGCTTAACAGCTTATCAAACTGAAACCACACAgtcaagcttttttcccccaatgttgGAGAAACACACAGGGAAATaaacataacagaaaataaattaattcttaaAGGTGAGCAAAAATCTGGTTCAGCACATAcgataaagttatttttaaaatacatttgagtaAAACTATAT from Harpia harpyja isolate bHarHar1 chromosome 6, bHarHar1 primary haplotype, whole genome shotgun sequence encodes:
- the ATP5F1C gene encoding ATP synthase subunit gamma, mitochondrial isoform X2, encoding MFARGAVVALYQPQWGQVRNMATLKDITRRLKSIKNIQKITKSMKMVSAAKYARAERELKPARVYGTGALALYEKAEIKAPEDKKKHLLIGVSSDRGLCGAIHTSIAKTLKNEITNLSNAGKEVMVVGVGDKIRGLLQRTHGNYLLLTFKEVGRRPPSFGDASIIASELLNSGYEFDEGSVIYNRFRSVISYKTDEKPIFSLETVAGSESLSIYDDIDADVLRNYQEFTLANILYYSLKESTTSEQSARMTAMDNASKNASEMIDKLTLTFNRTRQAVITKELIEIISGAAAL
- the ATP5F1C gene encoding ATP synthase subunit gamma, mitochondrial isoform X3, producing MFARGAVVALYQPQWGQVRNMATLKDITRRLKSIKNIQKITKSMKMVSAAKYARAERELKPARVYGTGALALYEKAEIKAPEDKKKHLLIGVSSDRGLCGAIHTSIAKTLKNEITNLSNAGKEVMVVGVGDKIRGLLQRTHGNYLLLTFKEVGRRPPSFGDASIIASELLNSGYEFDEGSVIYNRFRSVISYKTDEKPIFSLETVAGSESLSIYDDIDADVLRNYQEFTLANILYYSLKESTTSEQSARMTAMDNASKNASEMIDKLTLTFNRTRQAVITKELIEIISGAAAL
- the ATP5F1C gene encoding ATP synthase subunit gamma, mitochondrial isoform X1, encoding MFARGAVVALYQPQWGQVRNMATLKDITRRLKSIKNIQKITKSMKMVSAAKYARAERELKPARVYGTGALALYEKAEIKAPEDKKKHLLIGVSSDRGLCGAIHTSIAKTLKNEITNLSNAGKEVMVVGVGDKIRGLLQRTHGNYLLLTFKEVGRRPPSFGDASIIASELLNSGYEFDEGSVIYNRFRSVISYKTDEKPIFSLETVAGSESLSIYDDIDADVLRNYQEFTLANILYYSLKESTTSEQSARMTAMDNASKNASEMIDKLTLTFNRTRQAVITKELIEIISGAAALD